A genomic segment from Polyangium mundeleinium encodes:
- a CDS encoding OmpA family protein — MRSPLRILPLSLAALLALAAPARADDIALPRFQPAFAGDRMLGVQSPYAAGDFTFHGMLLVDYAKSPYVLETADGATASEIVGQQLFLHANATYSMWNRLSVNLDVPVALLQTGDADTSPTTADFGDIRLGARVRLYGGYEDPLQVGIGGYFWIPTGTGAFVTDSYVRGLPQLLLGGQLGDRWVWSFAVGPEIRDKRATDDGVVIGTAITGGAGIAILLGEDRALQIGTELDISQVLLDASSLNRNIELSLQGRYRFLDDFEAGLGIGAGLSEGVGTPQFRVVAMVAYSPFLSTRLRDSDGDGILNDQDACPEVRGDRSVYAVENGCPSVYRKRANDADGDDVIDDQDACPRVYGIPQSDETRNGCPLDDAEEAALLEQYRDNRPDSKGDADGDGLADDVDACPEEKGAPSEVAAKNGCPELVRVTDGEIVLLRELLFDTGRTTLRASSRQMLEEVAEVLFQHPEITKIEVQGHTDNRGTLPRNDALALQRAQAVRDLLVRRSIDPKRIVIKAMGPNAPVATNTTPEGRQRNRRATFVILERTPPPAPPSPSPSGVTPVP; from the coding sequence ATGCGTTCGCCCCTGCGAATCCTCCCGCTCTCGCTCGCCGCGCTTCTCGCGCTCGCCGCCCCCGCGCGTGCAGACGACATCGCCTTGCCTCGGTTCCAGCCCGCGTTCGCCGGCGATCGCATGCTCGGCGTGCAATCCCCATACGCGGCCGGCGATTTCACCTTCCACGGCATGCTGCTCGTGGATTATGCCAAAAGCCCCTACGTCCTCGAGACGGCCGACGGCGCCACGGCGTCGGAGATCGTGGGCCAGCAGCTCTTCCTCCACGCGAACGCCACGTATTCGATGTGGAATCGCCTCTCGGTGAACCTCGACGTGCCCGTCGCGCTCCTGCAGACGGGCGACGCCGACACGTCCCCGACCACGGCCGATTTCGGCGACATCCGCCTCGGCGCCCGGGTTCGCCTTTACGGCGGGTACGAGGATCCGCTCCAGGTAGGGATCGGCGGTTATTTCTGGATCCCCACCGGCACGGGCGCCTTCGTCACCGATAGCTACGTGCGTGGCCTGCCGCAGCTCCTCCTCGGTGGACAGCTCGGCGACCGCTGGGTCTGGTCCTTCGCCGTGGGCCCCGAGATCCGCGACAAACGCGCGACGGACGACGGCGTCGTGATAGGCACGGCCATCACCGGCGGCGCGGGCATCGCGATCCTCCTCGGGGAGGACCGCGCGCTGCAGATCGGCACGGAGCTCGACATCTCGCAGGTGCTCCTCGACGCGAGCAGCCTGAATCGGAACATCGAGCTCTCGCTCCAGGGCCGATACCGGTTCCTCGACGACTTCGAGGCGGGCCTGGGCATCGGCGCCGGCCTGAGCGAGGGCGTCGGCACGCCCCAGTTCCGCGTGGTCGCGATGGTCGCCTACTCGCCTTTCCTCTCCACGCGCCTGCGGGACAGCGACGGCGACGGGATCTTGAACGATCAGGACGCCTGCCCCGAGGTCCGCGGAGATCGCAGCGTGTACGCCGTGGAGAATGGGTGCCCGTCCGTGTACCGCAAGCGCGCGAACGACGCCGACGGCGACGACGTCATCGATGATCAGGACGCCTGCCCGCGTGTCTACGGCATCCCCCAAAGCGACGAGACACGAAATGGTTGCCCGCTCGACGACGCCGAGGAGGCGGCGCTGCTCGAACAATACCGCGACAATCGCCCGGATTCGAAGGGCGACGCCGACGGCGACGGCCTCGCCGACGATGTCGACGCCTGCCCCGAGGAGAAAGGCGCGCCGAGCGAGGTGGCCGCGAAGAACGGCTGCCCCGAGCTCGTGCGGGTCACGGACGGCGAGATCGTCCTCTTGCGTGAGCTCCTCTTCGACACGGGCCGGACCACCCTGCGCGCCTCGTCCCGGCAGATGCTCGAAGAAGTCGCCGAGGTGCTGTTCCAGCACCCCGAGATCACGAAGATCGAGGTGCAGGGCCACACCGACAATCGAGGCACGTTACCTCGCAACGACGCGCTCGCCCTGCAGCGGGCCCAGGCCGTGCGGGACCTGCTCGTGCGCCGCAGCATCG